In a single window of the Sphingosinicella microcystinivorans genome:
- a CDS encoding lipid-transfer protein, with product MAERVFVAGVGMTPFVKPGASAPYTRLGADAVRDALADAGIGYADVQQAFVGYVYGDSTSGQAALYEVGLSGIPIINVNNNCATGSSALFLANQAVASGMADCVLALGFEQMAPGAIQEAYTDRPTPLARFLEVVDDLPGAAGLPLAIKLFGGAGIEYQQRYGANDETFACITAKARRHARHNARAIFRSPLTVDEVLASPRMFGPITRLQCCPPTCGGAAAVLVSERFARRHGIDTPVAIRAQAMTTDFASSFEAHSPIKAVGYDLARAAADRVYAAAGVGPADLDVVELHDCFTANEILSYEALRLTGEGDAARFIADGDNTYGGRVVTNPSGGLLSKGHPLGATGLAQCAELSWQLRGQAGPRQVEGARLALQHNLGLGGACVVTLYERI from the coding sequence GTGGCCGAACGCGTTTTCGTCGCAGGCGTGGGGATGACGCCATTTGTAAAACCCGGGGCGTCCGCGCCCTACACCCGGCTCGGCGCCGATGCCGTCCGCGACGCCCTTGCCGATGCCGGCATCGGGTATGCCGACGTGCAGCAGGCCTTCGTCGGCTATGTCTACGGGGACTCGACGAGCGGTCAGGCCGCGCTCTACGAGGTCGGGCTCAGCGGCATTCCGATCATCAACGTCAACAACAACTGCGCCACCGGCTCATCGGCGCTCTTCCTCGCCAACCAGGCGGTCGCATCCGGCATGGCCGATTGCGTGCTCGCGCTCGGCTTCGAGCAGATGGCGCCCGGCGCGATCCAGGAGGCGTATACGGATCGGCCGACCCCGCTCGCGCGTTTCCTCGAGGTCGTCGACGATTTGCCGGGGGCGGCGGGACTGCCGCTGGCGATCAAGCTTTTCGGGGGTGCGGGCATCGAATACCAGCAGCGCTACGGCGCCAACGACGAAACATTCGCCTGCATCACCGCCAAGGCGCGGCGCCACGCCCGGCACAACGCGCGCGCCATCTTCCGCAGCCCGCTGACGGTCGACGAGGTGCTGGCCTCGCCGCGCATGTTCGGCCCGATCACGAGGCTGCAATGCTGCCCGCCCACGTGCGGCGGCGCGGCGGCCGTGCTGGTCTCGGAGCGGTTTGCCCGGAGGCACGGCATCGACACGCCGGTCGCGATCCGCGCGCAGGCGATGACCACGGACTTCGCTTCGAGCTTCGAAGCGCACAGCCCGATCAAGGCGGTCGGATACGATCTCGCGCGCGCGGCGGCCGATCGGGTCTACGCCGCGGCCGGGGTCGGCCCTGCCGACCTCGACGTCGTCGAACTCCACGACTGCTTCACCGCCAATGAAATCCTCTCCTACGAGGCGCTGCGCCTGACAGGGGAGGGAGACGCCGCGCGGTTCATCGCCGACGGCGACAACACCTATGGCGGCCGTGTCGTCACCAATCCCTCGGGCGGACTGCTGTCGAAGGGGCACCCGCTCGGCGCCACCGGGCTTGCGCAATGCGCCGAGCTGAGCTGGCAGCTGCGCGGGCAGGCAGGGCCGCGCCAGGTGGAAGGTGCGCGGCTTGCGCTCCAGCACAATCTGGGGCTCGGCGGCGCCTGCGTCGTCACGCTTTACGAGCGCATCTGA
- a CDS encoding SDR family NAD(P)-dependent oxidoreductase, producing MKLAGKVALVSGSGRGIGRAVALKLASDGARVVVNDLDADVGEAVAAEIRGAGGEAIAVNGSVTEPDFAPRFVGAAVDRFAGLDIIVNNAGYTWDSTIQNTSDAQFQAMLDVHLVAPFRILRAAAGPLREYARAESAAGARTHRKVVNISSIAGLFGNAGQAGYASGKAAITGLTRTLAKEWGRHAVNVNAVAFGLINTRLTQPIEEKQATIAVGDNEVKVGIQPAMLEAWAAMIPLGRAGTVEEAAGAVYLLCTPEADYISGQVIVCGGGLLV from the coding sequence ATGAAACTTGCGGGAAAGGTGGCGCTCGTATCCGGATCGGGGCGCGGCATCGGGCGCGCGGTGGCGCTCAAGCTGGCGTCGGACGGCGCGCGCGTGGTGGTGAACGATCTCGATGCCGATGTCGGAGAGGCGGTCGCCGCCGAAATCCGCGGCGCGGGCGGCGAGGCGATCGCGGTCAACGGCAGCGTCACCGAGCCCGATTTCGCCCCGCGTTTCGTGGGGGCCGCGGTGGACCGCTTCGCCGGGCTCGACATCATCGTCAACAACGCCGGCTACACTTGGGATTCGACGATCCAGAACACCAGCGACGCCCAGTTCCAGGCGATGCTGGACGTCCATCTGGTCGCGCCCTTTCGCATCCTGCGCGCCGCCGCTGGGCCGCTTCGCGAATATGCCCGCGCCGAAAGCGCGGCCGGGGCGCGGACGCACCGCAAGGTGGTCAACATCTCCTCGATCGCCGGGCTGTTCGGCAATGCGGGGCAGGCGGGCTATGCTTCGGGCAAGGCGGCCATCACCGGGCTCACCCGCACGCTCGCCAAGGAATGGGGCCGCCACGCCGTGAACGTCAACGCCGTCGCCTTCGGGCTCATCAACACGCGCCTCACCCAGCCGATCGAGGAGAAACAGGCGACGATCGCCGTCGGCGACAACGAGGTGAAGGTCGGTATCCAGCCTGCGATGCTGGAGGCCTGGGCGGCGATGATCCCGCTCGGCCGGGCCGGAACGGTAGAGGAGGCCGCGGGCGCGGTTTACCTGCTGTGCACCCCCGAGGCGGACTATATCTCCGGCCAGGTGATCGTCTGCGGCGGAGGGCTGCTCGTCTGA
- a CDS encoding AMP-binding protein: MSPFDPDRPLPAHLVPYKRSGAWRETTLAALARAHAEAAPDSEVIAGCAPAMTAGRASGEAEALAAALQELGLRPGDRIAFQLPNWEETVVIALALAMGGFVAVPIVPIYRDAEMLQMLADCGCRALFLTPRFRSFDYAAMAERIAPRLPDLRHVVFVRGEGPGHRYDDLLDAGRGRVPADPGTSPDAAKLLLYTSGTTGRPKGVLHSQNTLNAVLDMCVRHWGIRAGETILMPSPVTHLTGYGFLELPFLVGSRTLLMESWNAAEAARLIDMHGVVGTVSATPFLVELTEAAEAAGTRLPSLRFFACGGAAVPPGVIRRANAAFARAPAFRIFGCTEAPLISMGFLGTGTQELAATTDGRVEDYEVRVLDEQDRPLPPGREGEIAARGPAMLLGYLDADQTAAALTADGFYRTGDLGLVTDENAVVITGRRKDLIIRGGENISAKEIEDVLHRHPQILEAAVVAMPHPRLGEGVCAFVVPASGAALDTQALLGFVAEAGLARQKIPERVEFREALVKTPTGKVRKDLLRAEIRDLLAGAETASAARGKA; this comes from the coding sequence ATGTCGCCCTTCGATCCCGACCGGCCGCTCCCCGCCCATCTCGTGCCCTACAAACGCTCCGGCGCATGGCGCGAGACCACGCTCGCGGCACTGGCGCGCGCGCACGCGGAGGCGGCGCCGGACAGCGAGGTGATCGCGGGCTGCGCGCCGGCGATGACGGCCGGACGCGCGTCGGGCGAGGCGGAGGCGCTGGCGGCGGCGTTGCAGGAGCTGGGGCTGCGCCCCGGCGACCGGATCGCCTTTCAGCTGCCCAACTGGGAGGAAACCGTCGTCATCGCGCTGGCGCTTGCGATGGGCGGCTTCGTCGCGGTGCCGATCGTGCCCATCTACCGCGACGCGGAGATGCTGCAGATGCTCGCCGACTGCGGATGCCGCGCGCTGTTCCTGACGCCACGCTTCCGCAGCTTCGACTATGCCGCGATGGCGGAACGCATCGCGCCGCGCCTGCCCGATCTGCGCCATGTCGTCTTCGTCCGCGGCGAGGGTCCGGGACACCGCTATGACGACCTGCTTGATGCCGGGCGGGGCCGCGTGCCTGCCGACCCCGGCACATCGCCGGATGCGGCCAAGCTGCTGCTCTACACCTCCGGCACCACGGGCCGGCCCAAGGGCGTTCTGCACAGCCAGAACACGCTGAACGCCGTGCTCGACATGTGCGTGCGCCACTGGGGCATCCGCGCGGGCGAGACGATATTGATGCCGTCGCCGGTGACGCATCTGACCGGCTACGGGTTTCTCGAGCTGCCCTTCCTCGTCGGCAGCCGAACGCTGCTGATGGAAAGCTGGAACGCGGCGGAGGCGGCCCGGTTGATCGACATGCACGGCGTGGTCGGAACCGTCTCCGCAACGCCGTTTCTCGTTGAACTGACCGAGGCGGCAGAGGCAGCGGGCACGCGGCTGCCTTCGCTGCGCTTCTTCGCTTGCGGCGGCGCCGCGGTGCCGCCGGGCGTGATCCGCCGCGCCAACGCCGCCTTCGCGCGCGCCCCGGCCTTCCGCATCTTCGGCTGCACCGAGGCGCCGCTGATCTCGATGGGATTCCTCGGCACGGGCACGCAGGAGCTGGCAGCCACCACCGACGGCCGCGTCGAGGACTACGAGGTGCGCGTGCTCGACGAGCAGGACCGGCCTCTCCCGCCCGGCCGGGAGGGAGAGATCGCCGCGCGCGGGCCAGCGATGCTGCTCGGCTATCTCGATGCCGATCAGACGGCGGCGGCGCTGACCGCGGACGGCTTCTACCGCACCGGAGACCTCGGGCTGGTCACCGACGAGAACGCCGTGGTCATCACCGGGCGCAGGAAGGACCTCATCATCCGGGGCGGCGAGAACATCAGCGCCAAGGAGATCGAGGACGTGCTCCACCGCCATCCGCAAATCCTCGAGGCGGCGGTGGTGGCGATGCCGCATCCGCGCCTCGGCGAAGGCGTGTGCGCCTTTGTCGTCCCCGCATCCGGCGCAGCCCTCGACACGCAGGCGCTGCTCGGCTTCGTCGCCGAGGCCGGGCTTGCGCGGCAGAAGATCCCGGAACGCGTGGAGTTCCGGGAGGCCTTGGTGAAGACGCCCACCGGCAAGGTCCGCAAGGACCTGCTGCGCGCCGAGATCAGGGACCTGCTCGCCGGAGCCGAAACCGCTTCAGCCGCTCGCGGTAAGGCGTGA
- a CDS encoding enoyl-CoA hydratase/isomerase family protein, translating to MAADLSCALPPVLVDRDGAIAIVTLNRPESLNAMDQAMAEALARIGDQLAADASVSVVVIRGAGQGFCAGGDIEVFARNLDAIDPAIRGLLNALHHFLLRLREMPKLVLTSIHGAVAGAGFSLAFMGDMCIAADNVRLRPAYAKLGVSPDGGGTIGIVDAVGARWAMKIFLAGDELSCEDALALGLVTRVVPAADLERETLAAARRLAEINAAALAATKALIYRRAGGDIAGQLDAEMEKLIGCMDSASFRERVRAFVGKSS from the coding sequence ATGGCCGCCGATCTCTCCTGCGCCCTGCCCCCGGTTCTGGTGGACCGGGACGGCGCCATCGCCATCGTCACGCTCAACCGGCCCGAATCGCTGAACGCGATGGATCAGGCCATGGCCGAGGCGCTCGCGCGCATCGGTGATCAGCTCGCCGCCGACGCCTCGGTTTCGGTCGTCGTCATCCGCGGCGCCGGCCAGGGATTCTGCGCGGGCGGCGACATCGAGGTGTTCGCGCGCAACCTCGACGCGATTGATCCGGCGATCCGCGGCCTGCTGAACGCGCTGCACCATTTCCTGCTTCGGCTGCGCGAGATGCCCAAGCTGGTCCTGACGAGCATTCACGGCGCCGTCGCGGGGGCGGGGTTCTCGCTCGCCTTCATGGGCGACATGTGCATCGCCGCCGACAATGTCCGGCTGCGCCCGGCCTATGCGAAGCTCGGCGTCTCGCCCGACGGCGGCGGCACCATCGGGATCGTCGATGCCGTCGGCGCGCGCTGGGCCATGAAGATATTCCTCGCCGGGGACGAGCTGTCGTGCGAGGACGCGCTGGCGTTGGGGCTGGTCACGCGGGTCGTGCCCGCCGCCGATCTGGAACGCGAGACACTGGCGGCGGCGCGCCGCCTCGCGGAAATCAATGCGGCAGCGCTCGCCGCCACCAAGGCGCTCATCTATCGACGGGCGGGCGGTGATATAGCAGGGCAGCTCGATGCCGAAATGGAGAAGCTGATCGGTTGTATGGACAGTGCCTCGTTTCGTGAACGCGTCCGCGCGTTCGTCGGGAAGTCGTCCTGA
- a CDS encoding phosphotransferase, whose protein sequence is MNGDAEKMVGELLAVRPHTVTDEEAARLLLDLYGIDGVLEPLSSERDQNFRVTAADGARYVFKFSHPAEDPAVTVLQTAALAHVAAADPSLPVPRVVPTRAGALMGELDMHGPPRRFFRLFSYMPGALLHEIAADARLLRAIGGVAARLDAALASFAHQDAGQLLLWDLTRLSHVRPLLGAMSGDPSEAAVSRAFDAFEQVAAPMLPHLRAGFTHHDLNPYNLLIAHGAVSGVLDFGDMTRAPLVCDLAIAAAYHLGCGPGALDGAAACVSGYHAVLPLSPEEMTILPALIAGRLAMTIVITEWRARRDPGNAAYILRNNPAARRGLAALEAAGFDAAAAHFRAACTGKDAA, encoded by the coding sequence ATGAACGGAGACGCGGAAAAGATGGTCGGAGAGTTGCTTGCGGTTCGGCCACATACCGTCACCGACGAGGAAGCGGCGCGCCTGCTGCTCGACCTGTACGGCATCGACGGCGTGCTGGAGCCGCTGAGTTCAGAGCGTGACCAGAATTTCCGCGTCACCGCCGCCGACGGCGCGCGCTATGTCTTCAAGTTTTCGCACCCTGCGGAGGACCCCGCGGTCACGGTGCTGCAGACCGCCGCGCTGGCGCACGTCGCGGCGGCGGACCCGTCCCTGCCTGTCCCCCGCGTCGTGCCCACGCGGGCGGGCGCATTGATGGGAGAGCTGGACATGCACGGGCCGCCGCGCCGGTTCTTCCGGCTGTTCTCCTACATGCCGGGCGCGCTGCTCCACGAGATCGCCGCGGATGCGCGGCTCCTGCGCGCGATCGGCGGCGTGGCGGCGCGGCTCGACGCCGCGCTCGCGAGCTTCGCGCACCAGGATGCCGGCCAACTGCTGCTGTGGGATCTCACGCGCCTATCCCATGTCCGTCCGCTGCTCGGCGCGATGAGCGGGGATCCGTCCGAAGCCGCGGTGAGCCGCGCATTCGATGCCTTCGAGCAGGTCGCCGCGCCGATGCTGCCGCACTTGCGCGCCGGCTTCACCCACCACGATCTCAATCCCTACAACCTGCTCATCGCGCACGGTGCGGTTTCCGGCGTTCTCGATTTCGGCGACATGACGCGCGCGCCGCTGGTGTGCGACCTTGCAATCGCGGCGGCCTATCATCTGGGCTGCGGCCCCGGCGCGCTCGACGGCGCGGCGGCCTGTGTGTCAGGCTATCATGCCGTGTTGCCGCTCAGCCCCGAGGAAATGACGATCCTGCCCGCGCTGATCGCCGGTCGGCTGGCGATGACCATCGTTATAACAGAATGGCGCGCGCGCCGTGATCCCGGCAACGCGGCCTATATCCTCAGGAACAACCCTGCGGCGCGGCGCGGGCTCGCGGCGCTCGAGGCGGCGGGGTTCGATGCCGCCGCTGCGCACTTTCGCGCTGCCTGCACGGGAAAGGATGCGGCATGA
- a CDS encoding GntR family transcriptional regulator, translated as MTAATLAASPIRKAAAGEARLHQQAYDRLCEALMQGEFQPGQQLTFRTLAEALGVSVTPIREAVTTLATLGALHVHPKRFIEVPHISAEAYLEMLDLRRLLEGHAAARAAERISDSEIDQLIGINEGLMRQAFDGRHRDAMRENQRFHFAVYRAARSRYLLEDIERLWLLIGPSLNVHLAEEYSRERAVLISGFENHTRLIEALKARDPGAALKAIIGDMSVSCSHMLTGLLRDSRLSVNVVAELNGISRLTASG; from the coding sequence ATGACAGCTGCAACGCTTGCCGCGAGCCCGATTCGCAAGGCTGCCGCCGGAGAGGCCCGGCTTCATCAACAGGCCTATGACCGGCTGTGCGAGGCCCTGATGCAGGGCGAGTTCCAGCCGGGGCAGCAACTGACCTTCCGGACCCTGGCGGAGGCGCTGGGCGTGAGCGTGACCCCGATCCGGGAGGCCGTGACGACGCTTGCGACGCTGGGCGCGCTGCACGTGCATCCCAAGCGGTTCATCGAGGTTCCGCACATTTCCGCCGAAGCCTATCTGGAGATGCTGGATCTGCGCCGGCTGCTGGAGGGCCATGCGGCGGCGCGCGCGGCGGAGCGCATATCCGACAGCGAGATCGACCAGCTCATCGGCATCAACGAAGGGCTGATGCGGCAGGCCTTCGACGGCCGCCACCGCGACGCGATGCGCGAGAACCAGCGGTTTCACTTCGCGGTCTACCGGGCCGCGCGGTCACGCTATCTCCTCGAGGACATCGAGCGGCTGTGGCTGCTGATCGGCCCGTCGCTCAATGTCCATCTCGCCGAGGAATATTCGCGGGAGCGCGCGGTGCTGATCTCCGGCTTCGAAAATCACACGCGGCTCATCGAAGCGCTGAAAGCGCGCGATCCGGGCGCCGCGCTCAAGGCGATCATCGGCGACATGAGCGTGTCGTGCAGCCACATGCTGACCGGGCTGCTCCGGGATTCGAGGCTGTCGGTCAATGTCGTCGCCGAACTGAACGGTATCTCACGCCTTACCGCGAGCGGCTGA
- a CDS encoding MaoC family dehydratase N-terminal domain-containing protein, with the protein MAAIDDRKGHVFAPTTAVVEAGRLRFFHKAIGETNPAMTAADAGGRVPVPPTYLFCLEMLDSENPFAFVDEIGVAITDILHGSQEFTYHAPVHTGDILRFEGRLADVFHKKGGLLTFLVQHVAVTNQDGVRVADIARTLVLQNEVVAA; encoded by the coding sequence ATGGCCGCGATTGATGACCGAAAGGGCCATGTCTTCGCGCCGACCACCGCCGTGGTCGAGGCGGGACGGCTGCGTTTCTTCCACAAGGCGATCGGCGAGACCAACCCCGCCATGACCGCGGCCGATGCCGGCGGCCGCGTGCCGGTGCCGCCGACCTACCTGTTCTGCCTCGAGATGCTCGATTCGGAAAACCCGTTCGCCTTCGTCGACGAGATCGGCGTCGCGATTACCGACATCCTGCACGGCAGCCAGGAGTTCACGTACCACGCCCCCGTCCACACCGGCGACATCCTGCGCTTCGAAGGGCGGCTCGCCGACGTGTTCCACAAGAAGGGCGGGCTGCTGACCTTCCTTGTCCAGCACGTGGCGGTGACCAATCAGGACGGCGTGCGAGTAGCGGATATCGCGCGCACCCTTGTCCTCCAGAACGAGGTCGTCGCGGCCTGA
- a CDS encoding aspartate aminotransferase family protein — protein sequence MTMVNAFDASTAGALGETEAAMIARRAQLLGPAYRLFYERPVHPVRGEGVWLTDAGGRRLLDAYNNVVSVGHCHPHVVAAICRQAAVLNTHTRYLDRTILDYSQRLLATLPSGLEQVMYTCTGSEANDLALRVARHVTGRGGVIVTANAYHGVTEATAELSPSLGPTVAPGARIRAVAPPGEGADAGARFASDVRAAIADLEASGHGLAAILFDTVFSSDGLLVRVDGIPEAVAAVKVAGGVLIADEVQGGFGRTGEALWGFTRHGLSPDIVTMGKPMGNGHPVAAVVFRPEVIAPFGASVRYFNTFGGNPVSCAAAAAVLDVIEGEGLLANARAMGKRLDEGLRAIAVRFPAIGAVRCVGLFAAADIVDEAGCPDGAAAARVVNRMREAGVLISATGPHGHTLKIRPPLIFSREHVALLLETLHDALAD from the coding sequence ATGACGATGGTCAACGCCTTCGATGCTTCCACGGCCGGCGCGCTCGGTGAAACCGAGGCGGCGATGATCGCGAGGCGCGCGCAGCTGCTGGGTCCCGCCTATCGCCTGTTCTACGAGCGGCCCGTGCATCCGGTGCGCGGCGAGGGCGTATGGCTGACCGACGCCGGGGGCCGACGCCTGCTCGACGCCTACAACAACGTCGTCTCGGTGGGTCACTGCCACCCGCACGTCGTGGCGGCGATCTGCCGGCAGGCCGCCGTGCTCAACACGCACACCCGCTACCTCGACCGGACGATCCTCGATTATTCGCAGCGGCTGCTCGCGACCCTGCCGTCCGGCCTGGAGCAGGTGATGTATACTTGCACGGGCAGCGAGGCGAACGACCTCGCGCTGCGCGTCGCGCGCCATGTCACCGGGCGCGGGGGCGTGATCGTCACCGCCAACGCCTATCACGGCGTGACCGAGGCGACCGCCGAGCTTTCGCCCTCGCTCGGTCCCACGGTTGCGCCGGGCGCGCGCATCCGCGCCGTTGCGCCGCCCGGCGAGGGCGCCGATGCGGGCGCGCGTTTCGCGTCCGATGTCCGCGCGGCGATTGCCGACCTCGAGGCGAGCGGGCACGGCCTCGCCGCGATCCTGTTCGACACGGTGTTTTCGAGCGACGGGCTGCTCGTGCGCGTCGACGGCATTCCCGAGGCCGTGGCGGCGGTGAAGGTGGCGGGCGGCGTGCTGATCGCCGACGAGGTGCAAGGCGGTTTCGGCCGTACCGGCGAGGCGCTGTGGGGCTTCACGCGGCACGGCCTGTCGCCCGATATCGTCACCATGGGCAAGCCGATGGGCAACGGCCATCCCGTCGCCGCGGTTGTCTTCCGGCCGGAAGTGATCGCGCCGTTCGGTGCGTCGGTGCGCTATTTCAACACGTTCGGCGGGAACCCGGTCTCCTGCGCCGCCGCCGCCGCGGTGCTCGACGTGATCGAAGGCGAAGGCCTGCTCGCCAATGCCCGGGCGATGGGCAAGCGGCTGGACGAGGGATTGCGGGCGATCGCAGTGCGCTTCCCGGCGATCGGCGCGGTACGCTGCGTCGGGCTGTTCGCCGCCGCGGACATCGTCGACGAAGCCGGTTGTCCCGATGGCGCCGCGGCCGCGCGCGTCGTCAACCGGATGCGCGAGGCCGGCGTGCTCATCAGCGCCACCGGACCGCACGGGCACACGCTGAAAATCCGCCCGCCGCTCATATTCTCGCGCGAACATGTCGCGTTGCTGCTGGAGACGCTGCACGATGCCCTTGCCGACTGA
- a CDS encoding MaoC/PaaZ C-terminal domain-containing protein produces MRLAPVRKEFPPITRTALALYAGASGDHNPVHIDSDAARAAGFPDVFAQGMLGMAYLGRILTDTVPVDRIRSFSARFLAVTRLGDVLTGTGTVESCFAEGGEDRARLKLELVNQHGEVKLAGQAVVAL; encoded by the coding sequence ATGAGGCTCGCGCCTGTCCGCAAGGAGTTTCCACCGATCACGCGCACCGCGCTGGCGCTCTATGCCGGGGCGTCGGGCGACCACAATCCCGTGCATATCGACAGCGACGCCGCGCGGGCGGCAGGCTTTCCGGACGTGTTCGCGCAAGGGATGCTCGGCATGGCCTATCTCGGCCGGATCCTCACCGACACGGTCCCCGTCGATCGCATCCGCAGCTTCTCGGCGCGCTTCCTCGCAGTCACACGCCTCGGCGACGTGCTCACCGGCACGGGCACGGTCGAGTCCTGCTTCGCGGAGGGCGGCGAGGACCGCGCGCGACTGAAGCTCGAACTCGTGAATCAACACGGCGAGGTGAAGCTCGCCGGTCAGGCCGTGGTGGCGCTGTAA